A stretch of Flexivirga aerilata DNA encodes these proteins:
- the hutH gene encoding histidine ammonia-lyase: MSNTITVGTGPLTVDEVVAVARHGATVALSPESIAEVARSRAIIEKLADDPIPHYGVSTGFGALATKHIPVEQRAQLQRSLVRSHAAGSGREVEREVVRALMLLRISTLATGRTGIRPETLETYVGMLNAGITPVVREFGSLGCSGDLAPLSHCALALMGEGEVRDADGQLRSAADALAAAGLTPVELREKEGLALINGTDGMLGMLCLAIADLQQLVTVADLTASMSVEGLLGTDDVFAADLQQLRPQRGQALSAENLRKLLQDSEIRESHRDPSACTRVQDAYSLRCSPQVAGGARDTIAHATSVAGAELAAAVDNPVVTPDGRVESNGNFHGAPVAYVLDFLAIVAADLASIAERRTDRFLDVSRSNGLPPFLADDPGVDSGHMIAQYTQAAIVSELKRLASPASVDSIPSSAMQEDHVSMGWSAARKLRRSVDGLRRVLAIELLTAARGIQLRAPLRPGPASAAVIAALPSIGMPGPDRHLSPEIESAVDFVASGAAVAAAQSVTGPLH; encoded by the coding sequence ATGAGCAACACGATCACCGTGGGGACCGGGCCGCTGACCGTCGACGAGGTCGTCGCCGTCGCACGCCACGGCGCCACCGTCGCACTCTCGCCCGAGTCGATCGCCGAGGTCGCCCGCAGCCGCGCGATCATCGAGAAGCTGGCCGACGACCCGATCCCGCACTACGGGGTCTCCACCGGCTTCGGTGCGCTCGCGACCAAGCACATCCCGGTCGAGCAGCGCGCCCAGCTGCAGCGCAGCCTCGTGCGGTCGCACGCGGCCGGGTCCGGCCGCGAGGTCGAGCGCGAGGTCGTGCGGGCCCTCATGCTGCTGCGGATCAGCACGCTCGCGACCGGCCGCACCGGCATCCGGCCGGAGACGCTGGAGACGTATGTCGGCATGCTCAACGCCGGAATCACCCCGGTGGTGCGGGAGTTCGGCTCGCTCGGCTGCTCCGGCGACCTCGCCCCGCTGTCGCACTGCGCGCTCGCGCTGATGGGTGAGGGCGAGGTCCGCGACGCCGACGGACAGCTGCGGTCCGCCGCGGACGCCCTTGCCGCCGCCGGGCTGACCCCGGTCGAGCTGCGCGAGAAGGAGGGCCTCGCGCTGATCAACGGCACCGACGGCATGCTCGGGATGCTGTGCCTGGCGATCGCCGACCTGCAGCAGCTGGTGACGGTCGCCGATCTGACCGCGTCGATGTCGGTCGAGGGTCTGCTCGGCACCGACGACGTCTTCGCCGCCGACCTGCAGCAGCTGCGTCCGCAGCGCGGACAGGCGCTCAGTGCCGAAAACTTGCGGAAGCTGTTGCAGGACAGCGAGATCCGGGAGAGTCATCGCGATCCGTCGGCCTGCACCCGGGTGCAGGACGCCTACTCGCTGCGGTGCTCCCCGCAGGTCGCGGGCGGCGCCCGGGACACGATCGCGCACGCGACGTCGGTCGCCGGGGCCGAGCTCGCCGCGGCCGTCGACAACCCGGTCGTCACGCCGGACGGGCGGGTGGAGTCCAACGGCAACTTCCACGGCGCTCCGGTCGCCTACGTGCTCGACTTCCTCGCGATCGTCGCCGCCGACCTCGCCAGCATCGCCGAGCGCCGCACCGATCGCTTCCTCGACGTGTCCCGCAGCAACGGGTTGCCGCCCTTCCTCGCCGACGACCCCGGCGTCGACTCGGGGCACATGATCGCGCAATACACCCAGGCAGCAATCGTTTCCGAGCTGAAGCGGCTCGCATCACCGGCCTCCGTCGACTCGATCCCCTCGAGCGCGATGCAGGAGGATCACGTCTCGATGGGGTGGTCTGCGGCGCGCAAGCTCCGGCGCTCCGTCGACGGCCTGCGCCGGGTGCTGGCGATCGAGCTGCTGACCGCGGCGCGGGGCATCCAGTTGCGCGCGCCGCTGCGCCCTGGGCCGGCGTCCGCGGCCGTCATTGCAGCGCTGCCTTCGATCGGTATGCCGGGCCCGGACCGTCACCTGTCGCCGGAGATCGAGAGCGCGGTCGACTTCGTCGCCTCCGGTGCGGCCGTCGCCGCCGCACAGAGTGTGACCGGGCCGCTCCACTGA
- a CDS encoding IclR family transcriptional regulator — protein sequence MPNAPAAAQALSLLQLLAHHAEPMPAAAIARELGLPRSSTYHLLAVLKESGFVTHLADDRRWGLGVAAFELGSAYVRQAPLQRIARPVLTRLVEATTHNAHLAVLHGRDVFYVIEERAPRRPSLVTDVGVRLPAALTASGLAMLAALPPQQVRALYPARDVFVQRNGRGPTSLTALTSELAQVRRRGYAVESDSVTAGFASVAAVVLDHNGNAAAGLAVTYPQHDPPERDLLITAVQRAAGELSRRLGHRAEQGR from the coding sequence ATGCCGAACGCCCCCGCCGCCGCCCAGGCGCTCTCCTTGCTGCAACTGCTCGCGCACCACGCGGAGCCGATGCCGGCCGCGGCGATCGCGCGCGAGCTCGGCCTGCCGCGTTCGTCGACCTATCACCTGCTGGCGGTGCTGAAGGAGTCCGGCTTCGTGACCCATCTCGCCGACGACCGTCGGTGGGGCCTGGGGGTGGCGGCGTTCGAGCTCGGCTCGGCATACGTGCGGCAGGCGCCGCTGCAGCGCATCGCCCGGCCGGTGCTGACCCGGCTGGTGGAGGCGACCACGCACAACGCCCACCTCGCGGTGCTGCACGGCCGGGACGTCTTCTACGTGATCGAGGAGCGTGCGCCCCGGCGGCCGTCGCTGGTGACCGATGTCGGGGTCCGGCTGCCCGCCGCGCTGACCGCTTCCGGCCTCGCGATGCTGGCAGCGCTCCCGCCGCAGCAGGTGCGTGCCCTCTATCCGGCGCGTGACGTCTTCGTGCAGCGCAACGGCCGCGGCCCCACCTCGCTGACCGCACTCACCTCCGAGCTGGCGCAGGTACGACGCAGGGGATACGCGGTCGAAAGTGACTCGGTGACAGCAGGTTTCGCGTCGGTCGCTGCCGTCGTACTCGACCACAACGGCAATGCGGCCGCCGGCCTCGCGGTGACCTACCCGCAACACGACCCACCCGAGCGGGACCTGCTGATCACCGCGGTGCAGCGCGCGGCCGGCGAGCTCAGCCGGCGGCTCGGCCACCGCGCCGAGCAGGGACGGTGA
- a CDS encoding NTP transferase domain-containing protein yields MQTTTVVLAGGRSSRFGQDKTRALLGDTTLLDRVLDALPDDADVIVVGEQRPTTRTVRWVRETPVFAGPLAGLGAALPLIGADAFTLIGGDMPLGAPALAQLADLLRTTPVDAVVATDLNGHRQPLLAAYRTAAVRAAMPADPADRSMRALLHDLDVTTVPVEEQFVTDIDTPEDLARMSSTYDGTPARAAREADLVTYYDNEAADRQDNPLPEARVAHRDEFVAQLKAEGRSRLLEVGTGPGRDALAFQQAGLTVSGVDLAPASVELCQQAGLDVRVGSALGLPFGDGEFDAAYTASTLLHVADEDLDTALAELVRVVRPGAPIAIGLWGAQKSRQERWGRQSYGPPRFFALRSDADLTTTLVAHGVIERFETWPSSDGDELHYQWVVLRTPDRA; encoded by the coding sequence ATGCAGACCACCACAGTGGTGCTGGCGGGGGGCCGGTCGTCTCGCTTCGGGCAGGACAAGACGCGCGCGCTGCTCGGCGACACCACGCTGCTCGACCGGGTGCTCGACGCGTTGCCCGACGATGCCGACGTGATCGTCGTCGGCGAGCAGAGACCGACGACGCGGACTGTGCGCTGGGTCCGCGAAACCCCAGTGTTTGCAGGCCCGTTGGCGGGTCTCGGCGCGGCGCTGCCGTTGATCGGTGCCGACGCGTTCACTCTGATCGGCGGCGACATGCCACTCGGCGCGCCCGCGCTGGCCCAGCTGGCCGACCTGCTGCGGACCACCCCGGTCGACGCGGTGGTCGCCACCGACCTCAACGGTCATCGTCAGCCGTTGCTGGCGGCCTATCGCACCGCCGCCGTGCGCGCGGCGATGCCGGCCGACCCGGCCGATCGCTCGATGCGCGCACTGCTGCACGACCTCGACGTGACCACGGTGCCGGTCGAGGAACAGTTCGTCACCGACATCGACACCCCGGAGGACCTGGCCCGCATGAGCAGCACGTATGACGGCACGCCCGCCCGCGCCGCCCGCGAGGCCGACCTGGTCACCTACTACGACAACGAGGCCGCCGACCGGCAGGACAATCCGTTGCCCGAGGCTCGGGTGGCGCACCGGGACGAGTTCGTCGCCCAGCTGAAGGCGGAGGGTCGCAGCCGCCTGCTCGAGGTCGGCACCGGCCCCGGCCGGGACGCGCTGGCTTTTCAGCAGGCCGGCCTGACGGTGAGCGGCGTCGACCTGGCACCGGCAAGCGTCGAGCTGTGCCAGCAGGCCGGACTGGACGTCCGTGTGGGCTCGGCGCTCGGGCTTCCTTTCGGGGACGGGGAGTTCGACGCGGCATACACGGCCAGCACGCTGCTCCATGTCGCCGACGAGGACCTCGACACGGCGCTGGCGGAGTTGGTGCGCGTGGTGCGGCCGGGGGCACCGATCGCGATCGGCCTGTGGGGAGCGCAGAAGTCCCGGCAGGAACGGTGGGGCAGGCAAAGCTACGGCCCACCGCGCTTCTTCGCCCTGCGCAGCGACGCCGACCTGACGACGACGCTCGTCGCGCACGGCGTGATCGAGCGGTTCGAGACCTGGCCGAGCAGTGACGGCGACGAACTGCACTACCAATGGGTGGTGCTGCGGACCCCCGATCGCGCCTAG
- a CDS encoding NAD(P)H-quinone oxidoreductase — MRAITLPSFGDESVLTLSEEPTPHIGDDEVLVDVAAAGVNRADLMQRQGLYPPPKGESEIPGLEISGTIAAVGSKVSDWSVGDRVCALLAGGGYAEQVAVPAGQLLPVPAGMDLVEAAALPEVVCTVWSNIFMSAHLQPGELLLVHGGGSGIGTMAIQLGSAFGARVAVTAGSAEKLERCKELGAEILINYRDEDFVEVINEAGGANVILDVIGAKYLARNIDALALDGRLDIIGMQGGVKAELDISTLMAKRGAIMAMGLRARDRANKAAVVADVRRHVWPLIESGAVRPIIDRKLPLAQAGEAHRTLADSQHVGKVLLTT; from the coding sequence ATGCGTGCGATCACCCTGCCGTCCTTCGGCGACGAGTCCGTCTTGACGCTGTCCGAGGAACCGACTCCGCACATCGGCGACGACGAGGTGCTGGTCGACGTCGCGGCCGCCGGGGTCAACCGGGCGGATCTGATGCAACGCCAAGGGCTTTACCCGCCGCCGAAGGGTGAGTCGGAGATCCCCGGTCTGGAGATCAGCGGCACCATCGCCGCCGTCGGCTCGAAGGTCTCCGACTGGTCGGTCGGCGACCGGGTGTGTGCGCTGCTGGCGGGTGGCGGGTATGCCGAGCAGGTGGCCGTCCCGGCCGGTCAGTTGCTCCCCGTGCCCGCCGGCATGGACCTGGTCGAGGCCGCCGCCCTGCCGGAGGTGGTCTGCACCGTCTGGTCGAACATCTTCATGTCGGCCCACCTGCAGCCGGGCGAGTTGCTGCTGGTCCACGGCGGTGGCAGCGGCATCGGCACCATGGCGATCCAGCTCGGCAGCGCCTTCGGGGCGCGGGTCGCGGTGACGGCCGGTTCGGCCGAAAAGCTCGAGCGTTGCAAGGAACTTGGCGCCGAGATCCTGATCAACTACCGCGACGAGGACTTCGTCGAGGTGATCAACGAGGCGGGCGGCGCCAACGTCATACTCGACGTGATCGGGGCGAAGTATCTCGCGCGCAACATCGACGCGCTCGCTCTCGACGGGCGCCTCGACATCATCGGCATGCAGGGCGGGGTAAAGGCCGAGCTCGACATCAGCACGCTGATGGCCAAGCGTGGCGCGATCATGGCGATGGGTCTGCGCGCCCGGGACAGGGCCAACAAGGCGGCAGTCGTCGCCGACGTACGACGGCACGTGTGGCCGCTCATCGAGTCCGGCGCCGTGCGGCCGATCATCGATCGGAAGCTGCCGCTGGCGCAGGCCGGCGAGGCGCACCGGACGCTCGCCGACTCGCAGCACGTCGGCAAGGTGCTGCTGACCACGTGA
- a CDS encoding bacterial proteasome activator family protein, translating into MTPESDNPKNADEQRIVVVTQDGMGVAGTPTGDDSGTGDSQDEKQGENPADLVEQPAKVIRIGSMIKQLLEEVRNAPLDDAGRRRLAEIHKRSIGELKEGLSPELVEELDRIALPFSEDAPSDAELRIAQAQLVGWLEGLFHGIQTAIVAQQMAAQAQLQAMRRGLPVGHADLPQQSAGDGPPSPTGQYL; encoded by the coding sequence ATGACGCCCGAATCGGACAACCCGAAGAACGCCGACGAGCAGCGGATCGTGGTCGTGACGCAGGACGGCATGGGGGTGGCAGGCACGCCCACCGGCGACGACTCCGGGACCGGCGACAGTCAGGACGAGAAGCAGGGTGAGAACCCGGCCGACCTGGTCGAGCAGCCGGCGAAGGTGATACGCATCGGCTCGATGATCAAGCAGTTGCTGGAGGAGGTGCGCAACGCGCCGCTCGACGATGCCGGTCGCCGCCGCCTCGCCGAGATCCACAAGCGGTCGATCGGTGAGTTGAAGGAGGGCCTCTCGCCGGAGCTGGTCGAGGAGCTCGACCGCATCGCGCTGCCCTTCAGCGAGGACGCACCGAGCGACGCCGAACTGCGCATCGCGCAGGCGCAGCTGGTCGGCTGGCTCGAGGGTCTCTTCCACGGCATCCAGACCGCGATCGTCGCCCAGCAGATGGCTGCCCAGGCGCAGCTGCAGGCGATGCGGCGCGGGCTGCCCGTGGGTCACGCCGACCTGCCGCAGCAGTCGGCGGGTGACGGACCTCCTTCGCCGACGGGCCAGTACCTCTGA
- a CDS encoding mannosyltransferase family protein — protein MPIRAIGLFWLAYVGHRQNKDVRDMLSAWDGEWMLALAQHGYDGVPQRLVDAHGMHSADTAYAFFPGYPMLVRAVAVLPGVSVYAAAILTSVVAGAVATVAAYRIGEWCMLRARPDDAGMARRVGLLAAVLFAAAPMSIVLTMAYTEALYCALAGWALVMVLEKRWIAAGLLTIAAGLTRTTVVALIAVVVLAALLHWRDGWRPWAGIVLAPLGWLAWLVVVAVHAGSPLAWFRIQSDGWDTGFDAGQATWHYLRETLATNNSAGDVFTAWVILATLVLVVLAFVTRLPWQVSVYGALVVATVLLTDGLMNSRVRLLLPAYVLLVPVAIGLAHRSRTTQVTVGVAATAVSAWFGAYMLGVYPYAI, from the coding sequence GTGCCGATCCGGGCGATCGGCCTGTTCTGGCTGGCCTACGTCGGGCACCGTCAGAACAAGGACGTGCGGGACATGCTCTCGGCGTGGGACGGCGAGTGGATGCTCGCGCTCGCCCAGCATGGCTATGACGGTGTGCCGCAGCGCCTCGTCGATGCGCACGGAATGCATTCCGCCGACACGGCATACGCGTTTTTCCCGGGTTATCCGATGCTGGTGCGGGCGGTCGCGGTGCTGCCCGGCGTCTCGGTGTATGCCGCAGCGATCCTGACCAGCGTGGTCGCGGGTGCGGTGGCGACCGTCGCGGCATACCGCATCGGCGAGTGGTGCATGCTGCGTGCCCGCCCCGACGACGCCGGTATGGCGCGGCGCGTCGGACTGCTGGCGGCGGTCCTCTTCGCTGCGGCCCCCATGAGCATCGTGCTGACGATGGCCTACACCGAGGCGCTCTACTGCGCACTCGCCGGCTGGGCGCTTGTGATGGTGCTCGAAAAGCGTTGGATTGCAGCGGGTTTGCTGACCATCGCGGCCGGTCTCACCCGCACGACGGTCGTGGCGCTGATCGCGGTGGTGGTGCTGGCTGCGCTGCTGCACTGGCGGGACGGCTGGCGGCCGTGGGCGGGCATCGTGCTCGCCCCGCTGGGCTGGCTGGCCTGGCTGGTCGTGGTCGCGGTTCATGCCGGATCGCCGTTGGCATGGTTCCGCATCCAGAGCGACGGGTGGGACACCGGTTTCGACGCGGGCCAGGCGACCTGGCACTACCTGCGCGAGACGCTCGCGACGAACAACTCCGCCGGTGACGTGTTCACTGCCTGGGTGATCCTTGCGACGCTGGTGCTCGTCGTGCTCGCGTTCGTCACCCGATTGCCTTGGCAGGTCAGCGTTTACGGTGCGCTCGTGGTGGCGACGGTGCTGCTCACGGACGGATTGATGAACTCCCGGGTGCGGTTGTTGCTCCCGGCATACGTCTTGCTGGTGCCGGTGGCGATCGGCCTCGCGCACCGGTCCCGCACGACTCAGGTGACCGTCGGGGTGGCGGCCACCGCGGTCAGTGCGTGGTTCGGCGCCTACATGCTTGGGGTCTACCCGTATGCGATCTGA
- a CDS encoding HNH endonuclease signature motif containing protein → MSHLQRALTDQVIAAATTRELLEAAQTLLRAAFDKARDDTASARGDASGLSDDQLLDQVLATQRVQNSAWATQTLRLEQLAQREYDKHPESPDTWTPLEVGARLGWTDRQTSARLSQAVDSVRYTPLLLDHAGTGELESRKLVAVSDALADAIPATGASDALEASDTSDCPADLAATVEAEILASAPETSTSTKLRRRTQRLLVQHAPVAADQASVARRRDCTNVTVEPHWEPGMSMLTAVLPSLDAAKLMAAVNTHARQLHQATTTAKTLGECRIDALTDLLLSNARVTTELVLHVPFHTDTASSTNTPRGNGTGVGGTGAHRRHGATDTGDATSTGDMTGRGDATGVGGGVGVLDRPSTIDDPAANGAAPGAVGAWTAKVRPPGPPKVILPVNRRVLDLGSYRPISEAERQLEAMLYEAALRTGTRPPPEQIRSQQFTPSEDPAPAADPVRYRLGDVQVPGVGVIPATVIRELSGLLGVKFTRALVDAETGTVAETGTQSYAPGAQLARFVRARDQHCRFPGCTRPARLTDLDHVTPYPDGPTAAHNLQCLCRHHHRAKHEAGWTVTMSADGTCTWTSPAGHVYTTQPAD, encoded by the coding sequence ATGTCGCACCTGCAGCGAGCACTCACCGATCAGGTGATCGCCGCTGCCACCACGAGAGAACTCCTGGAGGCAGCGCAGACGCTGCTGCGCGCCGCGTTCGACAAGGCCCGCGACGACACCGCCAGCGCACGAGGTGATGCGTCGGGTCTCTCAGACGACCAACTCCTCGACCAGGTGCTGGCCACGCAGCGGGTGCAGAACTCCGCCTGGGCCACCCAAACCCTGCGGCTGGAGCAACTCGCGCAGCGTGAATACGACAAGCACCCGGAAAGCCCGGACACCTGGACACCGTTGGAAGTCGGTGCCCGCCTGGGGTGGACCGACCGGCAAACCAGCGCCCGGCTGAGCCAAGCAGTCGACAGTGTCCGCTACACGCCGCTGCTGCTCGACCACGCCGGCACCGGCGAGCTGGAGTCGCGGAAGCTGGTGGCGGTCAGCGACGCCCTCGCCGACGCAATCCCCGCAACCGGCGCGTCCGATGCGCTGGAGGCATCGGACACATCTGATTGTCCGGCCGACCTCGCCGCAACCGTCGAGGCCGAGATCCTGGCCAGTGCCCCGGAGACATCCACCTCGACGAAACTGCGGCGGCGCACCCAACGCCTGTTGGTGCAGCACGCACCCGTCGCCGCCGATCAAGCCTCGGTTGCGCGGCGGCGGGACTGTACGAACGTGACCGTCGAACCGCACTGGGAGCCGGGCATGTCCATGCTCACTGCCGTCCTGCCGTCGTTGGATGCGGCGAAACTCATGGCCGCGGTCAACACCCACGCCCGCCAGCTGCACCAAGCAACCACCACCGCTAAGACCCTCGGCGAATGCCGCATCGACGCCCTGACGGACCTGCTCCTGTCGAACGCGCGCGTGACCACCGAACTGGTCCTGCACGTCCCCTTCCACACCGACACCGCCTCGTCCACAAACACGCCTCGGGGGAACGGCACTGGTGTCGGCGGGACCGGAGCGCACCGCCGCCACGGGGCGACGGACACAGGCGACGCGACGAGCACGGGGGACATGACCGGCAGGGGTGATGCGACAGGCGTGGGCGGTGGGGTCGGCGTGCTCGACCGGCCGAGCACCATCGACGACCCAGCAGCGAACGGCGCGGCACCCGGGGCCGTCGGCGCGTGGACGGCGAAGGTGCGACCGCCCGGTCCGCCGAAGGTCATCCTCCCCGTCAACCGGAGGGTCCTCGACCTCGGCAGCTACCGACCGATCAGCGAGGCCGAACGCCAACTCGAAGCGATGTTGTACGAAGCCGCACTCCGCACTGGCACCCGACCACCGCCCGAGCAGATCCGCTCCCAGCAGTTCACACCCAGTGAAGATCCCGCTCCCGCCGCGGACCCGGTGCGTTACCGACTCGGCGACGTCCAAGTCCCCGGTGTCGGCGTCATCCCAGCCACCGTGATCCGCGAACTGTCCGGCCTCCTCGGGGTGAAGTTCACCCGCGCCCTGGTGGATGCCGAGACCGGGACCGTCGCCGAAACCGGCACCCAGTCCTACGCCCCCGGTGCGCAGTTGGCGAGGTTCGTGCGAGCCCGCGACCAACACTGCCGGTTCCCCGGCTGTACCCGACCCGCGAGGCTCACCGACCTCGACCACGTCACCCCGTATCCGGACGGTCCGACCGCGGCCCACAATCTGCAGTGCCTGTGCCGGCACCACCACCGCGCCAAGCACGAAGCCGGCTGGACCGTCACCATGAGCGCCGACGGCACCTGCACCTGGACCAGCCCCGCCGGACACGTCTACACCACCCAACCCGCCGACTAA
- a CDS encoding NUDIX hydrolase, with amino-acid sequence MSHARPGPLRRLGLTLFRWLPTGPSYRLVRLTTPTFSVGAIALIEHDGALLALRQTHRRGVSLPGGLIERGERPEQAVAREVLEETGLRIDPGDAFATVFEPKLRHIDVIFRVLCDREPDIRVASEATDHEWLPLDEWWDIDSATARILAAVRAARHTPGPGRVLRA; translated from the coding sequence ATGTCGCACGCTCGTCCCGGTCCGCTGCGACGCCTCGGCCTCACCCTCTTCCGCTGGCTGCCGACCGGGCCGAGCTATCGACTGGTCCGGCTCACCACGCCGACGTTCAGCGTCGGGGCGATCGCCCTGATCGAGCACGACGGCGCGTTGCTCGCCCTTCGGCAGACGCACCGTCGCGGCGTCAGTCTGCCCGGCGGCCTGATCGAGCGCGGCGAACGTCCGGAGCAGGCCGTTGCCCGAGAAGTGTTGGAGGAGACCGGATTACGCATCGACCCGGGCGATGCCTTCGCGACCGTCTTCGAGCCGAAGCTGCGGCACATCGACGTCATCTTCCGCGTGCTGTGCGATCGCGAGCCCGACATCCGGGTGGCGAGCGAGGCGACCGACCATGAGTGGTTGCCGCTCGACGAGTGGTGGGACATCGACTCCGCAACCGCCCGGATCCTCGCCGCCGTGCGGGCGGCTCGTCATACGCCCGGGCCGGGACGGGTGCTCAGGGCCTGA
- a CDS encoding FAD-binding dehydrogenase, protein MDADVIVVGAGLAGLVAAGELVAAGKRVVIVDQESAANLGGQAWWSLGGLFFVNSPEQRRLGIKDSVELAWQDWQGSAAFDRLDDEDSWAQRWARAYVEFAAGEKRAWLKERGMGWLGVVGWAERGDGRADGHGNSVPRFHISWGTGTGVVKPFAEAALAAVETGHVRFLHRHRVDELVTSEGAVVGVRGRILKEDNAPRGVASNRDEVGDFEVTAQAVVVTSGGIGGNHELVRKWWPSRLGAAPQQMITGVPAYVDGRMIEIAERAGGRTVNRDRMWHYVEGIRNWDPVWPQHAIRILPGPSSMWFDALGRRLPHPYLPGFDTLGTLRYLRTTPELAPHDHSWFVLTQKIIEKEFALSGSEQNPDITNKDLKLLASRLRKGAPGPVEAFKEHGADFVVAEDISDLVAKMNALTDEPLLDAAEIERQIVARDRELDNPFTKDAQVTALRGARRYRGDRLVRVAKPHKILDPAAGPLIGVKLHVLTRKSLGGLQTDLQSRVLDASGAPVEGLFAAGEAAGFGGGGVHGYNSLEGTFLGGCIFSGRSAGRAAAAQAG, encoded by the coding sequence ATGGACGCAGACGTCATCGTCGTCGGCGCGGGCCTGGCCGGTTTGGTCGCGGCCGGCGAACTCGTCGCGGCGGGCAAGCGGGTCGTCATCGTCGACCAGGAGAGCGCGGCCAATCTCGGCGGTCAGGCGTGGTGGTCGCTCGGTGGGTTGTTCTTCGTGAACTCGCCCGAGCAGCGCCGCCTCGGCATCAAGGACTCGGTCGAACTCGCCTGGCAGGACTGGCAGGGCAGCGCCGCCTTCGACCGGCTCGACGACGAGGACTCGTGGGCGCAGCGGTGGGCGCGGGCGTATGTCGAGTTCGCGGCCGGCGAGAAGCGCGCCTGGCTGAAGGAGCGCGGCATGGGCTGGCTCGGCGTCGTCGGGTGGGCCGAGCGCGGAGACGGCCGCGCCGACGGCCACGGCAACTCGGTGCCGCGCTTCCACATCTCCTGGGGCACCGGCACGGGCGTGGTCAAGCCGTTCGCCGAGGCCGCGCTCGCCGCGGTCGAGACGGGGCACGTGCGCTTCCTGCACCGGCACCGGGTTGACGAGCTCGTCACCTCCGAAGGTGCAGTCGTGGGCGTGAGGGGACGAATCCTCAAGGAGGACAACGCTCCTCGCGGGGTTGCCAGCAACCGCGACGAAGTCGGGGATTTCGAAGTCACCGCGCAGGCGGTGGTGGTTACCAGCGGCGGGATCGGTGGCAACCACGAGCTCGTGCGCAAGTGGTGGCCGTCGCGTCTCGGTGCGGCGCCGCAGCAGATGATCACGGGAGTGCCGGCATACGTCGACGGCCGGATGATCGAGATCGCCGAGCGCGCCGGCGGGCGCACGGTCAACCGGGACCGCATGTGGCACTACGTCGAGGGCATCCGCAACTGGGACCCGGTGTGGCCGCAGCACGCGATCCGCATCCTGCCCGGGCCGTCGTCGATGTGGTTCGACGCGCTCGGCCGACGGCTGCCGCACCCTTACCTGCCCGGTTTCGACACTCTCGGGACGCTCCGATATCTGCGCACCACACCGGAACTCGCGCCGCACGACCACTCGTGGTTCGTCCTGACACAGAAGATCATCGAGAAGGAATTCGCACTCTCCGGGTCGGAGCAGAACCCGGACATCACCAACAAGGATCTCAAGCTGCTCGCCTCGCGGTTGCGCAAGGGAGCACCCGGCCCGGTCGAGGCGTTCAAGGAGCACGGCGCGGACTTCGTTGTCGCAGAGGATATTTCGGACCTCGTCGCGAAGATGAACGCACTCACCGACGAGCCGTTGCTCGACGCAGCGGAGATCGAACGCCAGATCGTGGCGCGCGATCGCGAGCTGGACAACCCCTTCACCAAGGACGCCCAGGTGACGGCGCTGCGCGGCGCGCGCCGCTACCGCGGCGACCGGCTGGTGCGGGTCGCGAAGCCGCACAAGATCCTCGACCCGGCCGCCGGTCCGCTGATCGGGGTCAAGCTGCACGTGCTGACCCGAAAGTCGTTGGGAGGCTTGCAAACCGACCTCCAGTCGCGGGTGCTGGATGCGTCCGGTGCACCGGTCGAAGGACTCTTCGCGGCCGGCGAGGCGGCCGGCTTCGGCGGTGGCGGGGTGCACGGTTACAACTCGCTCGAGGGGACCTTCCTCGGTGGCTGCATCTTCTCGGGCCGATCCGCGGGCCGGGCGGCCGCCGCCCAGGCGGGCTGA